Proteins encoded in a region of the Balaenoptera ricei isolate mBalRic1 chromosome 19, mBalRic1.hap2, whole genome shotgun sequence genome:
- the LOC132353015 gene encoding collagen alpha-2(IX) chain-like, whose protein sequence is MATRTGQSGPPGRGKADGKTEAQIGKPRISGRTHAAGLAATVHDTVQGSTCTNASPQPREPREDRDPASIPKGGREGPGGGIQAPPPSRKMGGSSGALAGPLLRPEAPTGQEAQAGRPSRPRTSAQARGRARTASAPEPTSRPRRGPARTGSAGVLAFGLRGALSGRLLAPRRLPSPWFSGPGRRQGPFSQK, encoded by the coding sequence atgggaaaactgaggcccagataggAAAGCCGCGCATCTCGGGCAGAACCCATGCAGCCGGACTCGCAGCCACCGTCCACGACACAGTCCAGGGCTCGACCTGCACCAACGCTTCACCTCAGCCCCGCGAGCCGCGGGAGGATCGTGACCCCGCCTCCATCCCCAAGGGCGGAAGGGAGGGCCCCGGGGGCGGTATCCAGGCGCCCCCACCTTCACGGAAAATGGGTGGCTCCTCGGGAGCTCTAGCCGGCCCTCTACTCAGACCTGAGGCTCCTACGGGGCAGGAGGCTCAGGCCGGTCGCCCCTCTAGGCCGCGGACTTCCGCACAAGCCCGAGGTAGAGCCCGCACCGCCTCAGCTCCGGAACCAACTAGCCGACCCCGCCGCGGCCCCGCCCGGACCGGAAGCGCAGGAGTCCTGGCGTTCGGCCTTCGGGGTGCCCTGAGCGGTCGGCTCTTGGCGCCCAGAAGACTGCCATCTCCGTGGTTCTCCGGGCCGGGGCGGCGTCAGGGTCCCTTTTCTCAAAAGTGA